The genomic interval CGTCAGGTGGGGCTGCACGGCGGCGATCTCTTCCTCCACGCTGCGCTCCAGCAGGCGGCCGGAGTACCAGCCGGAGACCAGCTGCAGGTCGTGGCGCTGCAGGATGGGGCCGAGCAGGCGCGCTTCGCGCGGGAATTTATTGCCCAGCTCGAAGCCAGCGAAACCGGCCTCTTTACCTTCGCTCAGACAGGTCTCCAGCGACGTCTCCGCGCCGAGAGAAGGCAGATCGTCGTTCGTCCACGTCAGCGGGTTAATGCCTAATTGCACACTCATTGTCGTCTCCATTATGCGTGTCCGCGCTCGCGCCACCAGGCGATAAGCTGCAGGTAGTTGTCCCGGATGCGCGCCACCAGCTGCGCATCGTCAATATCGTGTTTCAGCCACGCGCGGGAGGCATCGCCAAACAGCGTGCGCCCCACGGCGAAGCCTTTTACTACCGTCTGCCCCGCTGCGGCTTTGAAGTCGGCGCGCAGCTGTTCCGCCGGGGCGTCCAGGCCGAGGATCACCACACCGCGGCAGTGCGGGTCCCGGCGTTCGATAATCTCGCTCAGCGCCGTCCAGCCGTCAGCCGAGAGCGGCGGCAGCTTCCACCAGTCCGGATAAATACCCAGGTTGTAGAAGCGGGAGATGGCGCGCAGGTAGAGCTCGTCGCTACGCGGCATGGTCGCGGGCAGGATCACCTCCAGCAGCAGCTCGTGCCCGGACCGACAGCAGGCGTGATACACCTCGGCAATTTTCTGCTCCTGCTCCAGGCGCAGGCCGTGAGCGTCTTCAGGATGGAAGAAGACCAGGCACTTCACCACATGCTCCTGCGGCCAGCTGATAAGCTGGGTGCCGATATTGCCGTGCTCCATCTCCAGCGGCCGGGAGCCCGGCAGCTCAATGGGACGGCCAATCCACCACCCTTCCCCGGTGATCGCGTTCAGCGCGTCCTGACCGAAGGTTCCGTCGCACAGCAGACCGGCTTTGCCCTCCAGCCCGGCGCGGTTCGCGGCCTCGCGGCTGGCCTGCAGGATCAGCTGCTTCAGCGCCGGAATGCGCCCGATCGACGCGCCGCACTGCATCGCCATATCCTCAAGCTGGCTGCGGTGGTCGAAGGCCATCACGCACAGCTCCGGCCACTCGCGGCGGCGGGTGGTAACGCGGTGGAGATGGTTAAGACGCGGGTCGAGATCCGGACGCGGCACATTCGCGGCGCGGGAGAGATAGTCATCCAGCTCGATTTTGCTCGGCATCGCCGGGGCGCAGCCGTGGCGCGACACCACCAGCGCGCCGCAGGCGTTGGCGTAGCGGCACGCCTGCTCCCAGCCCTCGTCGTTCAGGTAGCCGCGCAGCAGGCCGGACATAAACGCGTCCCCCGCCCCGAGGACGTTCAGTACCTCCACGCGCACGCCGGTCACCGTCAGGCCGTCGTCCAGCCGGGGCGGAATGGCGCCGGTATAGACCGAGCAGCCGAGCGACCCGCGTTTGCAGACCAGCGCTGCTTCACTGACGGCGCGCACCTGCCCCAGCGCCTGCAGGGTATCCGTGCTGCCGCCCGCAATGTGGAACTCCTCTTCGGTGCCAACAATGACGTCGAAGAGGTGCAGTACCTCCTGCAGCTCGCGGGTGACCCTTTCGGCGGCGATGAAGCGCGTTTCGCCGTCGCCTAAGGCGGTCAGCCCCCACAGCACCGGACGGTAGTCGATGTCCAGTACCGTGCGCACGCCGTGGCGGCGGGCATAGCCCAGCGCCGTCAGCACCGCCTCGCGGGTTTGCGGATGAGAAAGATGAGTCCCGGTGATGGCAAGACAACGTGCGGAGGCAATGTAGCTTTCGTCCACATCGCTGGCCGTAATGGCCATATCCGCGCAGTTATCGCGATAAAAAATCAGTGGAAAGGTGTCCCGGTCTTTAATGCCGAGCAGCACCAGCGCCGTAAGGCGTTGTTTATCGGTAATCAGATGGCTGGTATCGCAGCCCACCTGGTTGAGCTCTTCCCGAAGGAAGCGGCCCATATGTTCATCGCCGACGCGC from Enterobacter sp. JBIWA008 carries:
- the iolC gene encoding 5-dehydro-2-deoxygluconokinase, whose amino-acid sequence is MEKQFDVICMGRVAVDLYSQQIGARLEDASSFAKYLGGSSGNVAYGTARQGLRSSMLARVGDEHMGRFLREELNQVGCDTSHLITDKQRLTALVLLGIKDRDTFPLIFYRDNCADMAITASDVDESYIASARCLAITGTHLSHPQTREAVLTALGYARRHGVRTVLDIDYRPVLWGLTALGDGETRFIAAERVTRELQEVLHLFDVIVGTEEEFHIAGGSTDTLQALGQVRAVSEAALVCKRGSLGCSVYTGAIPPRLDDGLTVTGVRVEVLNVLGAGDAFMSGLLRGYLNDEGWEQACRYANACGALVVSRHGCAPAMPSKIELDDYLSRAANVPRPDLDPRLNHLHRVTTRRREWPELCVMAFDHRSQLEDMAMQCGASIGRIPALKQLILQASREAANRAGLEGKAGLLCDGTFGQDALNAITGEGWWIGRPIELPGSRPLEMEHGNIGTQLISWPQEHVVKCLVFFHPEDAHGLRLEQEQKIAEVYHACCRSGHELLLEVILPATMPRSDELYLRAISRFYNLGIYPDWWKLPPLSADGWTALSEIIERRDPHCRGVVILGLDAPAEQLRADFKAAAGQTVVKGFAVGRTLFGDASRAWLKHDIDDAQLVARIRDNYLQLIAWWRERGHA